Proteins from a genomic interval of Quercus lobata isolate SW786 chromosome 11, ValleyOak3.0 Primary Assembly, whole genome shotgun sequence:
- the LOC115966442 gene encoding probable LRR receptor-like serine/threonine-protein kinase At3g47570, which yields MASSAVAVRTNITTDQSALLALKDHITEDPHKILASNWSTSTSVCNWIGIICGAKHHRVTTLNLAHMGLSGTIAPQVGNLTFLSHLSFRNNNFHGSLPNELAALRRLENVSFGLNVFSGVLPSWLGFLPKLQELYAYTNSFEGSIPESLGNISSLKVLHLSENNLSGVIPKSLGNCTSLEIIHLDDNKFTGEVPLEIAALQNLTEVTLANNSLTNHIPDAIFNSSKIELISLYMNQLSGYLPLSVGNWLPNLKVLYLWGNELEGTIPSSISNASMLTELEFGANNFFGSIPNTLGNLRHLERLNLVSNYLTRDSSTLELSFISSLANCKNLTTIVLGDNPLNGTLPISLGNFSNSLVEFVMFNCNLKGSIPTGIANLSNLMALHLEENELVGSIPTTVGGMRKIQGLYLQHNRLQGSIPNSICHLRNLAELFLNHNQFLGPIPTCWGSFSKLQKLYLNSNKLTSIPPSFWSLTEILQINLSSNSLSGHLSLDIGNWEHVTEMDLSWNKLSGDIHAIRGLCSLVNLSLAHNKFQGPIPQSFGMLISMENLDLSDNYFSGEIPKSLTKLKCLKYFNVSFNRLQGEIPFGGAIAQSSASSFTGNQALCGPPQLKVPPCETSNVGQSTTTIIVRYILPTMIAIILALFLIFALMKRRTRDAKQKSQEDLLPLATWRRITYLELEQATDGFSESNLVGKGSFGSVYRGTLSDGTSVAVKVFNLNIEGGFKSFEAECDVLGCIRHRNLVKIISSCSSVDFKALVLEYMPKGSLEKWLYSHNYFLDMIERLNVMIDVASSLEYLHHGCPLPVAHCDLKPSNILLNKDMVALVSDFGISKFLGNEDSMTQTMTLATIGYMAPEYGSRGIISTRGDVYSYGILLMETFTRKNPTDEMFSEEMSLKVWVKQSLPLSVIEVIDANLLKRGEENLNAKLDCMLSIMQLAMSCSIEAPEERLNMRDVVTALKNIKLKFLKDVGED from the exons ATGGCTAGCTCAGCTGTGGCAGTAAGGACCAACATCACCACAGACCAATCAGCTCTCCTTGCTCTCAAAGACCATATCACTGAAGATCCTCACAAAATCTTGGCAAGCAATTGGTCTACCTCTACCTCTGTTTGCAACTGGATTGGGATCATTTGTGGTGCCAAACACCATAGAGTCACTACCTTGAATCTGGCTCACATGGGTCTTTCAGGAACCATTGCTCCACAAGTGGGAAACCTAACATTCCTGTCTCATTTATCCTTCAGAAACAACAATTTCCATGGTTCTCTTCCAAACGAGTTGGCTGCTTTGCGTCGGTTGGAAAATGTCAGCTTTGGATTGAACGTCTTTTCGGGAGTGTTACCATCATGGCTTGGGTTCTTACCTAAACTTCAAGAGTTGTACGCTTATACGAACAGTTTTGAAGGTAGTATTCCAGAATCTCTAGGCAACATATCGTCACTGAAAGTACTTCATCTCAGCGAAAACAATCTTTCAG GAGTAATTCCAAAAAGTTTGGGAAACTGTACATCCCTTGAGATAATTCACTTGGATGATAACAAATTTACAG GTGAAGTACCACTCGAGATTGCCGCTCTTCAAAATCTAACGGAAGTAACTTTAGCTAATAACAGCTTAACTAATCACATCCCCGATGCAATCTTCAATAGCTCAAAGATTGAACTCATTAGTCTATACATGAACCAGCTCTCGGGCTATCTTCCATTAAGTGTAGGCAATTGGCTTCCAAATCTTAAGGTGCTTTACCTATGGGGTAATGAATTAGAAGGAACAATCCCTAGTTCTATCTCAAATGCTTCTATGCTCACTGAACTTGAGTTTGGTGCAAACAATTTCTTTGGCTCTATTCCTAATACTTTGGGAAATTTAAGGCATCTGGAGAGACTCAACTTAGTCAGCAATTATTTGACCAGAGATTCTTCAACTCTAGAATTAAGTTTTATTTCATCTTTGGCAAACTgcaaaaatttgacaactatAGTGCTAGGAGATAATCCATTGAATGGCACCCTTCCAATTTCCTTGGGAAATTTCTCTAATTCTCTTGTAGAGTTTGTAATGTTTAATTGCAACTTAAAAGGCAGCATTCCGACAGGGATTGCTAATTTAAGCAACTTGATGGCTCTACACTTAGAAGAGAATGAATTGGTTGGATCTATTCCAACTACAGTCGGAGGAATGAGAAAGATCCAAGGTTTGTATCTTCAACACAATAGATTGCAAGGATCCATCCCAAATAGTATTTGTCATTTAAGAAACTTGgcagaattatttttaaatcataatCAGTTTCTTGGACCAATACCAACATGTTGGGGAAGtttttcaaaacttcaaaaattGTACTTGAATTCCAACAAGCTGACTTCCATACCCCCATCCTTTTGGAGTCTTACAGAAATACTGCAAATAAACTTGTCCTCTAATTCTTTAAGTGGCCATCTATCGTTAGATATTGGCAATTGGGAGCATGTAACAGAAATGGACTTATCATGGAATAAACTATCAGGTGATATCCATGCTATTAGAGGCTTATGTTCTTTGGTAAACTTGTCCTTAGCACATAACAAATTTCAGGGTCCTATTCCTCAATCATTTGGTATGTTGATAAGCATGGAAAACTTGGATCTATCTGATAACTATTTCTCAGGAGAAATTCCCAAGTCTCTAACGAAACTCAAATGCCTTAAATATTTCAATGTATCTTTCAATAGATTGCAAGGTGAAATTCCATTTGGGGGTGCCATTGCTCAATCCTCAGCTTCATCATTCACAGGAAATCAAGCATTATGTGGTCCACCCCAACTTAAAGTTCCACCTTGTGAAACAAGTAATGTTGGACAATCAACCACTACAATTATAGTAAGGTATATATTACCGACAATGATTGCAATAATACTTGCATTATTCCTCATATTTGCTCTGATGAAACGCCGAACGAgagatgcaaaacaaaaaagtcaAGAAGATTTGTTACCTCTAGCAACATGGAGAAGAATAACATATCTAGAACTTGAACAAGCAACAGATGGATTCAGCGAAAGTAACTTAGTTGGGAAAGGGAGTTTTGGCTCGGTGTACAGAGGGACACTTTCAGATGGGACTAGTGTTGCCGtaaaggtttttaatttgaatatagAAGGAGGGTTTAAGAGTTTCGAAGCTGAATGTGATGTATTGGGCTGTATTCGCCACCGTAATCTTGTGAAAATCATCAGTAGCTGTAGTAGCGTTGATTTTAAAGCCTTGGTACTAGAGTACATGCCCAAAGGGAGCCTTGAGAAGTGGTTGTATTCTCATAACTACTTCTTGGATATGATAGAAAGATTGAACGTGATGATAGATGTTGCATCATCATTGGAGTATCTCCATCATGGTTGTCCTTTACCTGTTGCTCATTGTGATTTGAAGCCTAGCAATATTCTCCTAAACAAGGATATGGTTGCACTTGTGAGTGACTTTGGCATTTCAAAATTCTTAGGCAATGAAGACTCTATGACACAAACTATGACGCTGGCTACTATTGGTTACATGGCACCAG AGTATGGATCACGAGGGATCATTTCCACACGTGGCGACGTGTATAGTTATGGCATTTTGTTAATGGAAACATTCACAAGGAAGAATCCCACAGATGAAATGTTTTCTGAAGAAATGAGCCTAAAAGTTTGGGTAAAACAATCATTACCTCTTTCAGTAATTGAAGTTATTGATGCTAATTTGCTGAAGAGAGGTGAAGAGAATTTAAATGCTAAGCTGGATTGTATGTTGTCTATTATGCAATTGGCTATGAGTTGTTCAATAGAGGCACCTGAAGAGAGGTTAAACATGAGAGATGTCGTAACAGCactcaaaaatatcaaattgaagTTTCTAAAGGATGTCGGAGAAGATTGA